One part of the Acinetobacter sp. XS-4 genome encodes these proteins:
- a CDS encoding TIGR03364 family FAD-dependent oxidoreductase yields the protein MNNAKFDLIVVGAGILGLSAAIQAQDQGLKVCIFEKNAKPVGATRRNFGMVGTSTLTHPEQQWRNYALETRSFYQRIQAETDISFAQRQGVYLANTALEWQVLNEFAERANNYQIPVHLLKHEELTTQFSYLNPEQQFQGGLVFEEDYSVEPHVIGQRLLAYAESKGVEIYTNACVVQTQYQHGSCHVRLASGVTYRANKVLICHGEIIDVLYPDLLQSLNLKRCGLQMALTQPFQQKLNASLYSGLSISRYPAFEICPSHAELVKASQQGFIKEFGIHILIKQNEFGELIVGDSHEYHSINEAPQFEQREEINEFIQAYCHEKLGLTLPPIQKRWNGYYLTHEHELACVTEAEKNIFLVSAIAGKGMTTGAGFMKEVLTQNIY from the coding sequence ATGAATAACGCAAAGTTTGATTTAATTGTTGTCGGCGCCGGTATTTTAGGTTTATCCGCTGCCATACAGGCGCAAGACCAAGGCTTAAAAGTCTGTATCTTCGAGAAAAATGCCAAACCTGTGGGTGCAACTCGCCGTAATTTTGGCATGGTCGGAACATCGACCTTAACCCATCCAGAGCAGCAGTGGCGAAACTACGCGCTTGAAACGCGTTCTTTTTATCAGCGTATTCAAGCTGAAACCGATATTTCATTTGCTCAACGCCAAGGTGTTTATCTCGCAAACACTGCACTTGAATGGCAGGTTTTAAATGAGTTTGCCGAGCGTGCAAATAACTATCAAATTCCAGTTCATTTGCTAAAGCATGAAGAACTGACCACACAATTTTCATATTTGAACCCCGAGCAGCAGTTTCAAGGCGGCTTGGTTTTTGAAGAAGATTATTCGGTCGAACCGCATGTGATTGGTCAGCGACTGTTGGCATATGCCGAAAGTAAAGGTGTAGAAATTTATACCAATGCTTGTGTTGTTCAAACTCAATATCAGCATGGAAGCTGTCACGTTCGTTTGGCAAGTGGAGTGACTTATCGGGCAAATAAAGTTTTGATCTGTCACGGTGAAATCATCGATGTTTTATATCCAGATCTCTTACAAAGTTTGAACTTGAAACGTTGTGGCTTACAAATGGCCCTGACTCAACCATTTCAACAAAAATTAAATGCTTCTCTTTATTCAGGCTTATCTATTTCACGTTATCCGGCTTTTGAAATTTGCCCAAGTCATGCTGAGCTGGTTAAAGCATCGCAACAGGGATTTATTAAAGAGTTCGGCATTCATATTCTGATTAAACAAAACGAATTTGGCGAACTGATCGTAGGTGATAGCCACGAATATCATTCGATTAATGAAGCGCCTCAATTTGAGCAGCGTGAAGAGATTAATGAGTTTATTCAAGCTTACTGCCACGAAAAATTAGGTCTGACTTTACCTCCAATTCAAAAACGCTGGAATGGTTATTACCTGACCCATGAACATGAGTTGGCCTGTGTCACTGAAGCTGAGAAAAACATTTTTCTGGTGAGTGCGATTGCCGGTAAAGGCATGACCACAGGGGCCGGATTTATGAAAGAAGTTTTAACACAAAATATTTATTAG
- the phnW gene encoding 2-aminoethylphosphonate--pyruvate transaminase, which yields MNMQPQLDMDLENKYLLLTPGPLSTSTTVRRAMQKDWCTWDQEYNSLVQDIRSRLVNLATSQPEKYTAVLMQGSGSFAVESVIGSAIPRDGKILIINNGAYGVRMVQMARCLNIEVVELNYLETQTPDLQEIECVLEDKTISHVACVHCETTTGILNPIQDIGRLVKAAGKVWIVDAMSSFGGVPMDMAELEIDFLISSANKCIQGVPGFGFILAKRDCLEACKGLARSVSLDLYDQWHTMEQHNGKWRFTSPTHVVRAFYQALLELEAEGGVAARYQRYLQNQQTLSKGMQQLGFELVLGEQCPQSPIITTFLYPTAETFSFQSFYETLKKSGYVIYPGKVTDLNCFRIGNIGEVYIQDIEGLLAAIANYCESHPNPAVTA from the coding sequence ATGAACATGCAACCACAACTCGATATGGACTTAGAGAACAAGTATTTACTTCTCACTCCAGGACCTTTATCAACATCGACAACAGTACGCCGCGCCATGCAAAAAGACTGGTGTACTTGGGACCAAGAATATAATTCACTTGTACAAGATATCCGCTCTCGTCTCGTCAACTTGGCAACCAGCCAACCTGAAAAATATACGGCTGTGCTAATGCAAGGCAGTGGTAGCTTTGCTGTAGAGTCTGTGATTGGATCAGCTATTCCGCGTGATGGCAAAATCTTAATCATTAATAATGGCGCATACGGTGTACGTATGGTGCAAATGGCACGTTGCCTAAATATTGAAGTTGTAGAGCTGAATTATTTAGAAACCCAGACACCAGATTTACAAGAGATTGAGTGTGTTTTAGAAGATAAAACCATTAGTCACGTTGCTTGTGTGCATTGTGAAACCACCACAGGAATTTTAAACCCAATTCAAGACATTGGCCGTTTGGTTAAAGCAGCAGGAAAAGTCTGGATTGTAGATGCGATGAGTTCATTTGGCGGTGTGCCAATGGATATGGCTGAGCTTGAAATTGATTTTCTGATTTCAAGTGCAAATAAATGTATTCAAGGTGTTCCGGGCTTTGGTTTTATTTTGGCAAAGCGTGATTGCCTAGAGGCATGTAAAGGTTTGGCACGTTCGGTCAGCCTCGATTTATATGACCAGTGGCATACCATGGAGCAGCATAATGGCAAATGGCGTTTTACCTCGCCAACTCATGTAGTACGTGCCTTTTATCAAGCATTACTTGAGCTTGAGGCAGAAGGTGGCGTTGCAGCACGTTATCAACGTTATTTACAAAACCAACAAACCTTATCGAAAGGTATGCAACAGCTTGGTTTTGAATTGGTGCTTGGTGAGCAGTGTCCACAATCACCCATTATTACCACTTTTCTTTACCCGACAGCTGAAACATTTAGCTTTCAGTCATTTTATGAAACGTTAAAAAAATCAGGCTATGTGATTTATCCGGGCAAAGTCACAGATCTTAACTGTTTCCGTATTGGCAATATTGGCGAAGTTTATATTCAGGACATTGAAGGCCTTCTTGCTGCGATTGCCAACTACTGCGAAAGCCACCCAAATCCAGCTGTAACAGCATAA
- the phnX gene encoding phosphonoacetaldehyde hydrolase, producing MTINNIQIQAVVFDWAGTTVDFGSRAPILAFMALFKDNNIEITVEEARAPMGLEKRDHIAAVLKMPRVASVWQEVYGKPATEADIDRLYKDFIPYQLNSIPKCSALIPGALATFENIKKRGAKIGSNTGYALMMIGRLVKDAADQGYRPDCIVTASDVKFGRPYPEMLWKNLIQLDVSDIKTVVKVDDTVVGIDEGLNAGCWTVGLAISGNEVGLSYEEWSALSADEQIILKDKAYQKMNASGAHYVIDSVADLPNVLDDIERRLGQGERP from the coding sequence ATGACGATCAACAATATACAAATTCAGGCTGTAGTTTTTGACTGGGCTGGCACAACAGTAGATTTCGGCTCACGTGCACCAATTTTGGCTTTTATGGCTTTATTTAAAGACAACAACATTGAAATTACGGTTGAAGAAGCGCGTGCGCCAATGGGTTTAGAAAAACGTGATCATATTGCTGCTGTTTTAAAAATGCCGCGTGTAGCATCTGTATGGCAGGAAGTATATGGGAAGCCTGCAACTGAAGCAGATATTGACCGTCTATATAAAGACTTTATTCCTTATCAGTTAAATTCTATTCCAAAATGTTCTGCTTTAATTCCGGGTGCATTAGCTACTTTTGAAAATATTAAAAAGCGTGGCGCAAAAATTGGCAGTAACACAGGTTATGCATTAATGATGATTGGCCGCTTGGTCAAAGATGCTGCCGATCAAGGCTACCGACCAGACTGTATTGTTACTGCCAGTGACGTGAAATTCGGTCGTCCATATCCTGAAATGTTATGGAAAAACTTAATTCAACTTGATGTATCCGACATCAAAACAGTTGTAAAAGTAGACGATACCGTGGTGGGTATTGATGAAGGTTTAAACGCAGGATGCTGGACGGTCGGGCTTGCGATTAGCGGCAATGAAGTCGGTTTAAGCTATGAAGAGTGGAGCGCATTATCGGCGGATGAGCAGATCATTCTAAAAGATAAGGCCTATCAAAAAATGAATGCGTCGGGTGCTCACTATGTGATTGATAGTGTCGCTGACCTGCCAAATGTTTTAGATGATATTGAACGTCGTTTGGGGCAGGGTGAACGACCTTAA